CACTTCTAACATCAGTTCACGGTCTACTAACCATGTTGATGACATGGTCATTCCTCGAAATGCTAGCATTTCTTCAAAACTAGACATTTTTCGGATAATGCCATTTTTAATAGCTTCCTTATGACGAAGCTCCCCTGACTTAGAGATAATATCAAAATCACTACAAGACCAACTTGATGTTTCTGATTTATCCAAAATCTCAACTTGCTTCTGAAGTTTATACTCATCTGTCCAATAATCATCGCCATCACAGCGTGCAATATAATCACCCTGAGCTAACTTACAAACTTCAATCCATGTTTTTGTAATTCCAAGATTTTCTTGATGAAAAATAGTTTTAATTTTTTCTGGAAATAGTTTAGCATAGCGCTCAATAATTTGAGGAGAATGATCACTAGAAGCATCATCAACTAAAATGATTTCATATTCAAAATTACATTTCTGGTTCAAGAAACTTTGAATAGCTTCTTCTATCCATGCCTCTTTATTATAATTTGTGCAAATAATAGATACTTTCATTCTTTACCTCATTTATTAAACCATTATTTTAAAACTCCCATTGACCATTACGTTGAATGAGACCTGTTGCTGAATCAACTTCAGATTCGTTATTGTAATCAAGATCATCACGTGTTAATAAAATAATTGGTGATTTTTCAGCTGGGACAAAGCCAATCATTTGTCCATCTTTATCTCGAATTGTCACCTCCAATTTCAATTTCAAGTCATTCACATTTGGAATGTGGCAACTATATTTAACAGTTTTTTTACCAGCGCCTGTTGTCATATGTTCTTTTGAGTTATCATTATAAATCCAAATATTGCGGTCAATATCAGTAAATGATAACGCTACATATGTATCCATATCTTGAAGCATATTATATTTGACTTCAAAAGAAATTTCATCTTTTGGTGTTAAGCGTTTTTCAGAAAACAAGTTAATAGAAATATCTGAGATTTTGTCATCTTCTTTAACTTCACGTTCTTCTTGAACATTGTCATCATATTCTTTTTCAGTGTTATCATAACTGTACTGATTAGCGACGTCAAATGGGTTACCATAAGCTTTAACTAATCCATTTTCAATCAAAACGGCACGGTTACAATATTTTTTAACTGCGCCCATATCATGTGTTACAAGAATAGTCGTTTTTCCTGAAGCTTTGCGTTCCAAAAAGTAATCATTACATTTACGTTGGAAAGCTTCATCACCAACTGCAAGGACTTCATCAAGGATAAGCACGTCACCTTGAGCTTTGATGGCTACTGAAAAGGCTAGACGAACTTGCATACCACTTGAGTAATTTTTGAGTTTTTGATTCATGAAATCTTCAAGTTCCGCAAACTCAACAATGTCATCATACATGGCATCTACTTCTTCAGTTGTAAATCCAAGCATGGCACCGTTCATATAAACATTTTCACGTCCTGTTAGTTCTGGATTAAATCCGACACCAAGTTCAATGAAAGATACCATTTTACCATTTACAGTGACTTTCCCCTTTTCAGGAACATAAATTTGAGAAATGATTTTCAAAAGGGTTGATTTACCTGAACCATTTCGTCCAACAATTCCAAAGAAATCTCCCTTGTAAACATCAAATGAAATATCTTTCAAAACATGTTGTTTTCGGTACCCTTTAATTCCTTTAAAACGATTAACTAGCGCTGTACGCAAACTATGTGTTGCTTCCGTTGGCAATTTAAAATACTTACTAACGTGATCAACTTTTACTGCAATTTTTTTATCTGACATTATAAAATCTCCGCAAATTTCTTAGCATTTCTATGGAAAATATTATATCCAATAATAAGAATTAAGACTGGAAGGATATAAGGAATTACTCCCCAAATATGATTATTATAAAGATCCCAGCCACGCATACTACCTGAATAAACAATATAATGACGCATATCTTGAATAATTTGTGCTAATGGATTT
This sequence is a window from Streptococcus macedonicus ACA-DC 198. Protein-coding genes within it:
- a CDS encoding ABC-transporter (ATP-binding protein)-possibly involved in cell wall localization and side chain formation of rhamnose-glucose polysaccharide — its product is MSDKKIAVKVDHVSKYFKLPTEATHSLRTALVNRFKGIKGYRKQHVLKDISFDVYKGDFFGIVGRNGSGKSTLLKIISQIYVPEKGKVTVNGKMVSFIELGVGFNPELTGRENVYMNGAMLGFTTEEVDAMYDDIVEFAELEDFMNQKLKNYSSGMQVRLAFSVAIKAQGDVLILDEVLAVGDEAFQRKCNDYFLERKASGKTTILVTHDMGAVKKYCNRAVLIENGLVKAYGNPFDVANQYSYDNTEKEYDDNVQEEREVKEDDKISDISINLFSEKRLTPKDEISFEVKYNMLQDMDTYVALSFTDIDRNIWIYNDNSKEHMTTGAGKKTVKYSCHIPNVNDLKLKLEVTIRDKDGQMIGFVPAEKSPIILLTRDDLDYNNESEVDSATGLIQRNGQWEF
- a CDS encoding putative glycosyltransferase-possibly involved in cell wall localization and side chain formation of rhamnose-glucose polysaccharide, which codes for MKVSIICTNYNKEAWIEEAIQSFLNQKCNFEYEIILVDDASSDHSPQIIERYAKLFPEKIKTIFHQENLGITKTWIEVCKLAQGDYIARCDGDDYWTDEYKLQKQVEILDKSETSSWSCSDFDIISKSGELRHKEAIKNGIIRKMSSFEEMLAFRGMTMSSTWLVDRELMLEVNEAISPDAVDDTFCLQLELFTKTELTFLPEATTVYRLHEGSDSHPASVEKMSKRFEKLQETQEEYLDKYYSRIDFNALTRYLFLENTEHEKILALHKQELATQMNNAQIILNNLLEERNKLRLTEENLKVQIAERDHWLKEYNKVVHSKRWIIPTKIINLFRRNR